In Gemmatimonadaceae bacterium, a single genomic region encodes these proteins:
- a CDS encoding O-antigen ligase family protein, whose product MQHGSDAIGERTPRSSVDSLATSAPTANRWASRVQAGLASPDPSTSSSGLLAGVQWTIPFVAFLAYIFAITTYRLPIGSVGIIAGLVGLALQSEPRRFPWMLVWFGAFILWCAVGYVRSPYPERTWDGLMDLVKLWAIVLVGVNAFRSRAQIRLFTVFFLTCFALFPLRGAFENYLLFNYTTFGRAIWNHAFENPNDLAAIALLQLAMVAALLPLERRWWIRRAAQVGLVLLPLLILMTQSRAGFIALTLFCLCCIGVQWRYLLRMINPAQRTRLIVIALAVIAAVSFFAPNGVWQRVAGLKYLTSTQQLNEVDSEGSARQRWEIWRVASKIIAEHPLFGVGVTAYPLAHVVYARGEEFNPTANGERDTHSTILHVQAETGVPGTIFFVGLVISVVVRAERSRRAAKRLAPRLAMHLFFLEMGLLAYFTAGIFGSFAYVAFLYIHLALMWVTADLTRRQLAHASGVRDALRSQHT is encoded by the coding sequence ATGCAGCATGGGTCTGACGCGATCGGCGAGCGCACGCCGCGCTCCAGCGTCGATTCACTTGCGACGTCGGCTCCAACGGCGAATCGGTGGGCCTCCCGGGTCCAAGCCGGCCTCGCTTCGCCCGATCCGAGCACGTCCAGTAGTGGTCTCCTTGCCGGCGTCCAATGGACGATCCCATTCGTCGCCTTTCTTGCCTACATCTTCGCAATCACAACGTACCGATTGCCGATCGGCAGCGTGGGAATCATCGCCGGCCTCGTCGGCTTGGCGCTGCAATCTGAGCCGCGTCGCTTTCCCTGGATGCTCGTATGGTTCGGGGCGTTCATTCTCTGGTGCGCTGTTGGCTACGTGCGCAGCCCGTATCCGGAGAGGACGTGGGATGGGCTGATGGATCTCGTGAAGCTCTGGGCGATCGTGCTGGTGGGCGTGAACGCTTTCCGTTCGCGAGCGCAGATCCGGCTTTTCACCGTCTTCTTTCTCACTTGCTTCGCGCTCTTTCCATTGCGAGGAGCATTCGAGAATTATTTGCTGTTCAACTACACGACCTTTGGTCGGGCTATCTGGAATCATGCCTTCGAGAATCCAAACGACCTTGCGGCAATTGCGCTGCTGCAACTCGCGATGGTCGCGGCGCTGCTTCCACTCGAGCGGCGCTGGTGGATACGACGCGCGGCGCAGGTTGGTCTCGTTCTCCTACCACTGCTGATCCTGATGACGCAGTCGCGCGCCGGATTCATTGCGCTGACGCTCTTTTGCCTGTGTTGCATCGGTGTCCAGTGGCGATATCTGCTAAGAATGATCAATCCGGCCCAACGGACCCGTCTCATCGTCATCGCGCTGGCCGTGATCGCCGCCGTGTCCTTCTTTGCGCCGAACGGTGTCTGGCAACGAGTGGCCGGTCTCAAGTACCTAACGAGCACGCAGCAGCTCAATGAGGTCGACAGCGAGGGCTCGGCACGACAGCGCTGGGAGATCTGGCGCGTCGCGAGCAAGATCATCGCCGAGCATCCCCTGTTCGGCGTTGGCGTCACCGCTTACCCGCTCGCGCATGTCGTGTACGCACGGGGCGAGGAATTTAACCCTACCGCGAATGGTGAACGCGACACCCATAGCACGATCCTGCATGTCCAGGCCGAGACCGGTGTGCCCGGGACGATTTTTTTTGTGGGCCTGGTCATCAGCGTCGTCGTCAGAGCCGAGCGCTCACGCCGCGCGGCGAAGCGGCTCGCCCCACGCCTCGCGATGCACCTGTTCTTCCTCGAGATGGGACTGCTCGCCTACTTCACGGCCGGGATCTTTGGCTCCTTTGCCTACGTGGCCTTCCTGTATATCCACCTGGCGCTCATGTGGGTGACGGCCGATCTCACGAGGCGCCAGCTCGCGCACGCCTCGGGCGTTCGCGATGCTCTGCGCTCCCAACACACCTGA
- a CDS encoding glycosyltransferase yields the protein MSGAAETLGAAIEVGEGSRRSPHAGMPRRVRVAFCIDNMGIGGTELNALRTAERLDRSRFDVSVVCLQGQGPLLARYREQGIPVLTLPLGRLHGITALRQGTRLARHLVRQRIDIVHSHDVYNNIFATAWARVARTPVVIASRRWWDDVPRTALRVVNKYAYRFADCVIANSQTVADLVVTEDRVHSERVAVVSNFVDESAFVPPARDSSAGSLLANLGVPGGSLVVGCVAGLRPVKDHESLITAMATLRPRWPSLRLVLVGEGEARRSLERLMRQLGLTEVVHFAGFIPNEHNLHHLFDISVLCSVTEAFPNTIVEAMAAGTPVVATRVGGVVDAVVDGETGFLVPPGRPAAVAAAIEQLLVDPIRRRALGEAAARRARTQFHANRVLPSLEALYDRLLAARTR from the coding sequence GTGAGCGGCGCCGCCGAGACACTCGGTGCGGCGATCGAGGTTGGCGAAGGGTCGCGTCGTTCACCGCACGCGGGCATGCCGAGGCGCGTTCGGGTCGCCTTCTGCATCGACAACATGGGGATTGGCGGTACCGAGCTGAACGCGCTCCGGACGGCGGAACGCCTCGACCGATCGCGCTTCGATGTGTCCGTCGTGTGCTTGCAGGGTCAAGGGCCGTTGCTCGCGCGCTACCGGGAGCAGGGTATTCCCGTCCTCACGCTTCCGCTTGGGCGACTCCATGGGATCACGGCGCTGCGGCAGGGGACGCGCCTGGCGCGTCATCTCGTTAGGCAGCGCATCGACATCGTTCACAGCCACGACGTCTATAATAACATCTTTGCGACGGCCTGGGCGCGTGTCGCGCGCACGCCGGTTGTCATCGCGAGCCGACGGTGGTGGGACGATGTACCGCGGACCGCGCTCCGCGTCGTCAACAAGTACGCGTACCGGTTCGCCGACTGTGTGATTGCCAACAGCCAGACGGTCGCCGACCTCGTCGTTACCGAGGATCGCGTTCACAGCGAGCGCGTCGCGGTCGTTTCGAATTTCGTCGACGAATCGGCATTCGTGCCGCCTGCTCGGGACAGCAGTGCCGGCAGTCTTCTCGCCAACCTCGGCGTGCCTGGCGGATCACTCGTGGTGGGTTGTGTCGCCGGTTTGCGGCCGGTGAAAGACCATGAATCCTTGATCACGGCGATGGCGACTCTGCGGCCGCGCTGGCCGTCGCTCCGTCTCGTGCTCGTCGGGGAGGGTGAGGCGCGGCGCTCATTGGAGCGTCTCATGCGGCAGCTCGGTCTCACCGAGGTCGTGCACTTTGCCGGTTTCATACCTAACGAGCACAATCTGCATCATCTGTTCGACATTTCCGTCCTCTGCTCGGTGACCGAGGCATTTCCGAACACGATCGTCGAAGCCATGGCGGCCGGCACGCCCGTCGTCGCGACCCGCGTCGGAGGCGTTGTCGATGCGGTCGTCGACGGGGAGACGGGCTTTCTTGTGCCGCCGGGGCGGCCGGCCGCGGTCGCCGCGGCTATCGAGCAACTGCTCGTCGACCCAATCCGTCGGCGAGCGTTGGGCGAGGCCGCGGCGCGACGCGCACGCACACAGTTCCACGCGAATCGGGTGCTTCCGTCGCTCGAAGCGCTGTACGATCGACTCCTCGCGGCGCGCACCCGCTGA
- a CDS encoding sugar transferase: MDAAALPAASPADSGDIAAPLTPDPLAPDPLAADPFTLAPPPPFAVEALARYQRLERLVNIVVAAVALIVAAPLMLVIALAIKLTSKGPVLYRQPRIGLDRRGVRLHSRRRTDSRWHLWARFLALHDDLRAQDLGGEVFMIYKFRTMCDAAECNTGAVWAVKDDPRSTRIGCFLRKYRLDELPQLFNVLRGNMNIVGPRPERPSIFARLAAEIEDYPLRQRTKPGITGWAQIHLKYDSCVDDVRKKVRYDLEYLRQKSLTRDLKIIVKTLPSVLFKRRGW, translated from the coding sequence ATGGATGCCGCGGCGCTGCCGGCCGCGTCGCCGGCTGACAGCGGCGACATCGCCGCACCGCTCACACCGGATCCGCTCGCACCGGATCCGCTCGCGGCGGATCCGTTCACGCTGGCGCCGCCGCCTCCGTTCGCCGTCGAGGCGCTCGCACGGTATCAACGCCTCGAGCGTCTCGTCAACATCGTCGTCGCCGCAGTTGCGCTGATAGTCGCCGCGCCGCTGATGCTGGTCATTGCGCTCGCGATCAAGCTGACGTCGAAAGGACCAGTGCTCTATCGGCAGCCGCGGATCGGTCTCGACCGACGGGGCGTACGTTTGCACTCGCGGCGGCGCACCGATTCGCGTTGGCATTTGTGGGCGCGATTTCTCGCGCTTCACGACGACCTGCGCGCACAGGACCTCGGCGGAGAGGTCTTCATGATTTACAAGTTTCGCACGATGTGTGATGCCGCAGAGTGTAACACCGGCGCCGTGTGGGCGGTGAAGGACGATCCGCGCAGCACGCGCATCGGTTGCTTCCTTCGGAAATATCGGCTGGACGAGCTGCCGCAGTTGTTCAACGTGCTCCGCGGGAACATGAACATCGTCGGTCCGCGACCGGAGCGTCCAAGCATCTTCGCGCGACTCGCCGCGGAGATCGAGGACTATCCGTTGCGACAGCGAACGAAGCCGGGAATCACAGGCTGGGCGCAGATCCACCTGAAGTACGATTCATGCGTCGATGACGTGCGCAAGAAGGTGCGATACGACCTGGAGTATCTGCGCCAGAAGAGTCTCACGCGTGATCTCAAGATCATCGTGAAGACACTGCCGTCCGTCTTGTTCAAGCGGCGCGGTTGGTGA
- a CDS encoding SLBB domain-containing protein — MLLAVVRVCVILWSVVAPTGAIAQQGARAGTADGDVRRLPLHNGDFQSGDRIIVVMRGDSISVDTVTVQSDRTVVFQKLPPISLDGVLRSQVQSYLGQQIGRYVKREVVRATPLVPVGVLGEVVHPGYYRVPLQITLGDLLMVAGGPSPQADLTRVRVRRGQSTLIDEHTIRDAMVRGLPLGALGIDAGDEVVLTPTRQRNWILITQIAGVATGLLLTLHSLKAF; from the coding sequence GTGCTTCTCGCGGTCGTTCGCGTCTGCGTCATTCTCTGGTCAGTCGTTGCGCCGACGGGTGCAATTGCACAGCAAGGCGCGCGGGCGGGGACGGCCGATGGCGATGTGCGGCGGCTGCCTCTCCACAATGGCGATTTCCAATCAGGCGACCGCATCATCGTCGTGATGCGGGGTGATTCGATAAGCGTCGACACCGTTACCGTGCAGTCTGACCGGACAGTGGTCTTCCAGAAGCTGCCACCGATTTCTCTCGACGGCGTGCTTCGGTCACAAGTTCAGTCGTATCTGGGTCAGCAGATCGGACGCTACGTGAAGCGCGAGGTCGTGCGCGCGACACCGCTTGTGCCGGTCGGAGTGCTTGGGGAGGTCGTACATCCGGGTTACTACCGTGTTCCGCTGCAAATCACGTTGGGCGATCTGCTCATGGTCGCCGGCGGTCCGTCACCACAAGCGGACTTGACGCGAGTTCGCGTTCGCCGCGGTCAAAGTACTCTCATCGACGAGCACACAATCCGCGACGCGATGGTGCGCGGGTTGCCACTCGGCGCGCTGGGAATCGACGCTGGCGACGAGGTTGTTCTGACGCCAACGCGACAACGAAACTGGATTCTCATCACGCAAATTGCCGGAGTGGCGACGGGCCTACTACTGACTCTTCACTCTTTGAAAGCCTTCTAA